One stretch of Candidatus Aminicenantes bacterium DNA includes these proteins:
- a CDS encoding cysteine desulfurase-like protein codes for MALDPHKIRHQFPALQRPEVYLDNPGGTQVAKHALDRMLEYLIETNSNHEGVFATSRASDEIIARSRAAMADFLNAAGPEEIIFGANMTTLAFHLARSLARQIRPGDAIVVTRLDHDANISPWLLLAEDRGASIKWVDFNPSDGTLDLGSFEKAMEKKPALVCLGYASNALGTINPVEKLTEIAHRAGALVFIDAVHYAPHGPIDVRAGGFDFLACSPYKFFGPHMGVLYGRRGLLDELFAYKVRPASDDLPTKFETGTQNHEAIAGLLGTLEYFEWLGREYGKDFGSVLADRFQGRALLFKQALAAIRAHEKDLTLALLKALQDTPSATVYGLTDPARFEERAPTFAFRLPHLSPRRIAEEMDKDGIFVWEGNYYALEVTRRLGVEETGGMVRVGAVHYNTRDEIARFGKSLARIAKL; via the coding sequence ATGGCACTCGACCCGCACAAGATCCGCCACCAGTTCCCGGCCCTCCAGCGGCCGGAGGTCTATCTCGACAATCCCGGCGGCACTCAGGTCGCCAAGCACGCCCTCGACCGCATGCTCGAGTACCTGATCGAGACCAACTCCAATCATGAGGGGGTCTTCGCCACCAGCCGCGCCTCGGACGAGATCATCGCCCGCTCCCGGGCGGCCATGGCCGACTTTCTGAACGCGGCCGGACCGGAGGAGATCATCTTCGGGGCCAACATGACCACTCTCGCGTTCCACTTGGCCCGATCCCTGGCCAGACAGATCCGGCCCGGCGACGCCATCGTCGTCACCCGGCTCGACCACGACGCCAATATCTCGCCCTGGCTCCTGCTGGCCGAGGACCGCGGCGCTTCCATCAAATGGGTCGATTTCAATCCTTCGGACGGAACGCTGGACCTGGGCTCATTCGAAAAGGCCATGGAGAAGAAGCCGGCGCTGGTCTGCCTCGGCTACGCCTCCAACGCCCTCGGCACAATCAACCCGGTCGAGAAGCTGACCGAGATCGCCCACCGGGCCGGAGCGCTCGTCTTCATCGACGCCGTGCACTACGCGCCGCACGGCCCGATCGACGTCCGGGCCGGGGGCTTCGATTTCCTGGCCTGCTCGCCGTACAAGTTCTTCGGCCCCCACATGGGCGTGCTCTACGGCCGGAGGGGGCTTCTGGACGAGCTCTTCGCATACAAAGTCCGGCCCGCCTCGGATGATCTGCCGACCAAGTTCGAGACGGGGACTCAGAATCACGAGGCCATCGCCGGACTTCTGGGCACATTGGAGTATTTCGAGTGGCTGGGCCGTGAATACGGCAAAGACTTCGGCTCCGTCCTGGCCGACCGCTTTCAGGGGCGCGCACTTCTTTTCAAACAAGCCCTGGCCGCGATCCGGGCTCATGAAAAAGACCTTACTCTGGCCCTGCTCAAGGCGCTTCAGGACACTCCCAGCGCGACCGTCTACGGCCTGACCGATCCGGCTCGCTTCGAGGAAAGGGCGCCCACCTTCGCCTTCCGCCTGCCCCATCTATCGCCCCGGCGAATCGCCGAAGAGATGGACAAGGACGGGATCTTCGTCTGGGAAGGGAACTATTACGCCCTGGAAGTCACCCGCCGCCTCGGCGTCGAGGAGACGGGCGGGATGGTTCGGGTCGGCGCGGTCCACTACAACACCCGGGACGAGATCGCCCGCTTCGGGAAATCCCTGGCCCGGATCGCCAAACTATAA